One region of Synechococcus elongatus PCC 11801 genomic DNA includes:
- a CDS encoding DUF389 domain-containing protein, whose amino-acid sequence MSSKSLLKTLFTPRRSPSDIDRVCRELERNIRRSSGLTQSYLFLVVTSASVATLGLLANSVAVIIGAMLIAPVLQPLRGLALAGANGSLRLLKRAGLSLIVAIVVAITLSWFLGRLVALPEYGSEVLARTNPNLLDLGVAVVAGSVAAYASVKHNLSDAIAGTGIAVALMPPLATVGLTLAQGDWQASGGAMLLFLTNVVGIILAAIVTFKLMGVTRQKTSRGLYLSLFLTSLLSIPLGLSFWESLQNARLQRDLRDILLTETITVGRQVQLLGVSINWNRDPIEVQLQVRALRPVTPRQVDLVETFLENKLKRPVRLIFFVSSSVEVTSDESPAEETPLPAPPTPAVPAPEATPAPAEAVAEPSGQTTPAPEPELPSATPENP is encoded by the coding sequence TTGTCTTCTAAATCCCTGCTCAAGACACTTTTTACGCCCCGCCGCTCTCCCAGCGATATCGATCGCGTCTGCAGAGAGTTGGAACGCAATATTCGCCGTAGCTCAGGATTAACCCAGTCCTATCTGTTTCTGGTCGTCACTTCTGCCTCGGTGGCTACCCTTGGCTTGCTGGCCAATAGCGTCGCCGTCATCATCGGTGCCATGTTGATTGCGCCGGTGTTGCAACCCCTACGGGGTCTAGCACTGGCAGGCGCCAATGGCAGTCTTCGCCTGCTGAAGCGAGCCGGCTTGAGCCTGATCGTGGCGATCGTGGTGGCCATCACCCTGTCTTGGTTCCTCGGGCGGTTGGTGGCCTTGCCTGAGTACGGCAGCGAAGTGTTAGCTCGCACCAACCCCAACTTGTTGGATTTGGGTGTTGCAGTAGTGGCAGGTTCTGTCGCAGCCTATGCCAGTGTCAAGCACAACCTGAGTGATGCGATCGCAGGGACAGGTATTGCTGTCGCCTTGATGCCACCCTTGGCGACCGTGGGTCTGACCCTTGCTCAGGGAGATTGGCAGGCCAGCGGGGGCGCAATGCTACTCTTCCTGACCAACGTTGTCGGGATTATTTTGGCGGCGATTGTGACCTTCAAGCTGATGGGAGTCACGCGCCAAAAAACCTCACGGGGCCTCTATCTCAGCCTTTTCCTAACCTCCCTGTTGAGCATTCCCCTTGGCTTAAGCTTTTGGGAATCGCTCCAAAATGCCCGCCTGCAGCGCGATCTACGCGACATTTTGCTGACGGAAACCATCACCGTGGGTCGGCAAGTTCAGTTACTGGGGGTCAGCATCAACTGGAACCGCGATCCGATCGAGGTACAGTTGCAAGTCCGTGCTCTGCGCCCTGTCACTCCCCGACAAGTCGATCTCGTTGAAACGTTCCTCGAAAATAAACTGAAGCGGCCGGTCCGGCTGATTTTCTTCGTATCGAGCTCTGTTGAGGTAACATCTGACGAATCTCCGGCTGAAGAGACTCCCTTACCAGCTCCACCCACGCCAGCCGTACCGGCACCAGAAGCAACCCCAGCACCAGCCGAAGCAGTTGCAGAGCCATCAGGGCAAACCACGCCCGCACCCGAACCTGAGCTACCCTCTGCTACTCCTGAGAACCCTTAA
- a CDS encoding Ycf34 family protein produces MCICIHCALVDRCRTYHEVETQHQQPHLTEQPDFEPQSPTINVNIRMTDGTYDQIEMEWDVVDCQSFVADRDRWSRLRPGELIPT; encoded by the coding sequence ATGTGTATTTGCATTCACTGTGCGCTTGTCGATCGTTGTCGGACCTATCACGAGGTCGAAACGCAACATCAACAGCCTCATCTCACCGAACAGCCTGATTTTGAGCCCCAGTCACCCACCATCAACGTCAACATCCGCATGACGGATGGAACCTATGACCAGATCGAGATGGAATGGGATGTAGTGGACTGTCAAAGCTTTGTGGCCGATCGCGATCGCTGGTCGCGTCTCCGTCCTGGTGAGCTAATTCCCACTTAA
- the rpmI gene encoding 50S ribosomal protein L35 encodes MPKLKTRKAAAKRFRISGNGKAIRRKAFKNHLLQHKNATRRRRLSQPEVVHETDQERVKLMLPYSF; translated from the coding sequence ATGCCGAAACTCAAAACTCGCAAAGCAGCGGCGAAGCGGTTCCGCATCAGCGGTAACGGCAAAGCCATCCGCCGTAAGGCTTTCAAAAACCACCTGCTCCAACACAAAAATGCCACCCGCAGACGCCGGCTGAGCCAGCCTGAGGTTGTGCATGAGACCGACCAAGAGCGGGTGAAGTTGATGCTGCCTTACTCCTTCTAG
- a CDS encoding transporter substrate-binding domain-containing protein, translated as MASFFYGAIASGGLAADLETIKRRGYLIVGVQADVAPLSWQDAQGQWQGFEVDLARSLAAELLGNPASIRFQGLRSRDRIPALLDDRVDILIAQMTVTDSRRRVVQFSQPYYRDRIGLLSLRGTLALQRVAVLQGSSAIPLLRWQAPEFQLVGVENYAAAQAALQQGQVEAIAADRLILQQWQRQDPRYQLLPQQWGDFPLAIALPQGLQYRSLQIAVDRVLQKWSADDKLRDMKNDWGL; from the coding sequence ATGGCGTCCTTTTTTTATGGAGCGATCGCCAGTGGTGGACTCGCAGCTGATTTAGAAACCATTAAGCGACGTGGCTATCTCATCGTGGGCGTGCAAGCCGATGTCGCGCCTTTGTCCTGGCAAGATGCTCAGGGTCAGTGGCAGGGCTTTGAAGTCGATTTAGCACGATCGCTAGCGGCAGAGTTATTAGGAAATCCAGCCTCCATTCGTTTTCAAGGCTTACGGAGTCGCGATCGCATTCCCGCACTCTTGGATGATCGCGTCGATATTTTGATCGCTCAAATGACCGTGACGGACTCACGGCGGCGCGTCGTGCAGTTCAGCCAGCCTTACTATCGCGATCGCATTGGTTTGCTCAGTCTGCGCGGAACTCTGGCTCTCCAGCGTGTTGCCGTCTTGCAAGGATCCAGTGCCATTCCGCTTCTTCGGTGGCAAGCACCCGAATTTCAGCTGGTGGGTGTCGAGAACTACGCGGCGGCTCAAGCTGCTCTCCAGCAAGGACAGGTAGAGGCGATCGCCGCAGATCGCCTGATCCTCCAGCAGTGGCAGCGCCAAGATCCGCGCTATCAGCTCTTGCCACAACAATGGGGCGATTTCCCACTGGCGATCGCGTTGCCCCAGGGCTTGCAGTACCGATCGCTCCAAATTGCGGTCGATCGCGTACTGCAGAAATGGAGTGCAGATGACAAGCTAAGAGACATGAAAAATGACTGGGGTCTCTAG
- the rplT gene encoding 50S ribosomal protein L20 — protein sequence MARVKRGNVARKRRNKILKLAKGFRSGNSKLFRTANQRVMKALTNAYRDRRRRKRDFRRLWIARINAAARLHGVSYSRLIGALKKADIQINRKMLAQLAVLDSAGFKAIVELALKA from the coding sequence ATGGCTCGAGTCAAGCGTGGCAATGTTGCCCGCAAACGTCGTAACAAAATCCTGAAGCTGGCGAAGGGCTTCCGGAGCGGTAACTCCAAACTCTTCCGCACTGCTAACCAACGCGTCATGAAGGCATTGACCAATGCCTACCGTGACCGTCGTCGTCGCAAGCGGGACTTTCGCCGTCTTTGGATTGCTCGGATCAACGCTGCAGCTCGTCTGCATGGCGTCAGCTACAGCCGGTTGATCGGCGCTCTCAAGAAAGCCGATATCCAAATCAACCGCAAAATGCTCGCTCAATTGGCTGTCTTGGACAGCGCGGGCTTCAAAGCGATCGTGGAACTAGCGCTGAAGGCCTAG